In Paralcaligenes sp. KSB-10, the following are encoded in one genomic region:
- a CDS encoding TPM domain-containing protein, giving the protein MLEGHWLRRKHFTPQLLRQIADLIKQGERDHTGELMIAVEAVSPAHERKSHLRALEVFGRLKVWDTPHNTGVLLYLALDRHHIELIADRGVGVPNAMWERVCAQLQSRLQKGEYVAGVLAAVDDIEAILREHCPPLAKGELPTNDLPDEPVML; this is encoded by the coding sequence ATGCTTGAAGGGCATTGGCTGCGCCGCAAGCACTTTACCCCGCAGCTGTTGAGGCAGATTGCCGATCTTATCAAACAGGGCGAACGCGACCACACCGGGGAATTGATGATTGCGGTCGAGGCCGTGTCTCCGGCGCACGAGCGCAAAAGCCATTTGCGGGCGCTCGAGGTGTTCGGCCGCCTGAAGGTATGGGATACGCCTCACAATACCGGCGTTCTGCTGTATCTGGCGCTGGACAGGCATCATATCGAGCTGATTGCGGATCGTGGAGTTGGCGTACCCAATGCCATGTGGGAACGGGTGTGCGCGCAGTTGCAAAGCCGTCTGCAAAAAGGCGAGTATGTGGCCGGAGTGCTGGCGGCGGTCGACGATATCGAAGCCATTTTGCGGGAACATTGCCCGCCCCTGGCGAAGGGCGAGTTACCCACGAACGATCTGCCTGACGAGCCGGTCATGTTGTAA
- a CDS encoding YgcG family protein produces MNIAMPATISWKRAGAMLACCVLYLACLAPWARAAEAPVPSLTARVTDLTKTLDAATQASLTQKLAALEESKGAQIAVLIVPTTGDSSIEQYATHVFDQWKLGRKKVDDGILFVVAKNDHRLRIEVGYGLEGAVTDLQAGRIIREQVTPLFKQGDYAGGVTAGVDSLIKLVKGEALPPPSPQYKSEQAGGDSPPVHMLLPLIFMAFVLPATIAAFAAALFVYLMFHSLGYALLGAVAALVLSGVGRAIGAGGRGSSARASRTGGVIGGLGGLGGFGGGGFGGGGGGGFGGGGFGGGGGGSGGGGASGGW; encoded by the coding sequence ATGAATATAGCGATGCCAGCCACAATTTCGTGGAAGCGAGCGGGGGCCATGCTGGCCTGCTGTGTCTTGTACCTGGCTTGCCTGGCGCCCTGGGCCCGCGCAGCCGAAGCCCCGGTCCCCAGCCTGACGGCGCGGGTCACAGACCTGACCAAAACGCTCGATGCCGCAACCCAGGCCAGCCTGACGCAAAAACTGGCTGCGCTGGAAGAAAGCAAAGGCGCGCAGATTGCTGTTTTGATCGTGCCCACGACGGGCGACAGCAGCATCGAACAATACGCGACGCATGTGTTCGATCAATGGAAGCTGGGCCGCAAAAAAGTCGACGACGGCATCCTGTTCGTAGTTGCCAAGAACGACCATCGCCTGCGTATCGAGGTCGGCTATGGGCTTGAAGGGGCTGTGACCGATCTGCAGGCGGGCCGCATCATACGCGAGCAGGTCACGCCCTTGTTCAAGCAGGGCGATTATGCGGGCGGTGTGACGGCGGGGGTCGATAGCCTGATCAAGCTGGTCAAGGGTGAAGCTTTGCCCCCGCCGTCGCCGCAGTACAAGTCGGAGCAGGCCGGCGGCGATTCGCCGCCTGTTCATATGTTGCTGCCGCTGATTTTCATGGCATTTGTGCTGCCGGCAACGATCGCGGCATTTGCCGCGGCTCTGTTTGTGTACCTGATGTTCCATAGCCTGGGCTATGCCTTGTTGGGCGCCGTGGCGGCCCTGGTGTTGAGCGGTGTGGGCCGGGCAATAGGCGCTGGCGGGCGCGGCAGTTCGGCGCGCGCCTCGCGTACGGGCGGCGTGATCGGAGGTTTGGGTGGCCTGGGCGGCTTTGGCGGGGGGGGCTTCGGTGGTGGCGGAGGTGGAGGTTTTGGCGGCGGGGGTTTCGGCGGTGGCGGTGGCGGAAGCGGCGGCGGCGGCGCGTCGGGTGGCTGGTAG
- a CDS encoding peptide chain release factor 3: protein MSLSHEVARRRTFAIISHPDAGKTTLTEKLLLFAGAIQIAGSVKARKASRHASSDWMEIEKQRGISVASSVMQMEYRDCVLNLLDTPGHQDFSEDTYRVLTAVDAALMVIDAANGVEPQTIRLLQVCRARNTPIITFINKLDREVQEPLNLLSEIESHLGMDAVPFSWPVGMGRSFGGVFDIRRDRMRVFKAGQERRGDQNEIIEGLQNPSIAERFGDAFAKASEEIELINAAAPSFDQAAFLAGRQTPVFFGSAINNFGVQEVLDALVDLAPKPGPRTALQREVQPEEPKFSGVVFKVQANMDPSHRDRVAFVRVSSGRFDRGMRLKVSRTGKEMRPNNVVSFLSQRRELLDEAYAGDVIGIPNHGVLQLGDVLTEGENLQFTGLPFFAPELFQAVEVKDPLRTKQLRIGLTQLGEEGAIQVFRPEAAGGSLLLGAIGQLQFEVVAHRLKTEYSVDARLMPSRYNMARWITSDDPKALRKFLDANAAHIAYDVVDAAAFLISSPAQLRVAEELYPKVQFHAMREHGGKVFSEKA, encoded by the coding sequence ATGAGTCTCAGTCACGAAGTCGCACGGCGGCGCACCTTTGCCATTATTTCCCACCCCGATGCGGGAAAAACCACCCTCACCGAAAAACTCCTGCTGTTTGCGGGCGCCATTCAGATCGCCGGCAGCGTCAAGGCCCGCAAGGCCAGCCGGCATGCGTCCTCGGACTGGATGGAAATCGAGAAGCAGCGTGGCATTTCAGTTGCTTCGTCGGTCATGCAAATGGAATACCGCGATTGTGTGCTGAACCTGCTCGATACCCCTGGGCACCAGGACTTCTCCGAAGACACCTACAGGGTGCTGACCGCCGTCGACGCGGCTCTCATGGTGATCGATGCGGCCAACGGCGTCGAGCCGCAGACGATTCGCCTGCTGCAGGTCTGCCGCGCCCGCAATACGCCTATCATCACTTTTATCAACAAGCTCGACCGGGAAGTCCAGGAGCCGCTGAACCTGTTGTCGGAAATCGAATCGCACCTGGGCATGGACGCCGTTCCTTTTTCCTGGCCGGTAGGCATGGGCCGGTCGTTCGGCGGGGTATTCGACATACGCCGCGACCGGATGCGTGTCTTCAAAGCCGGGCAGGAACGCCGCGGCGACCAGAACGAGATCATCGAAGGGCTGCAGAACCCGAGCATCGCCGAACGGTTCGGCGATGCCTTTGCCAAAGCCAGCGAGGAAATCGAGCTTATCAACGCGGCCGCGCCCAGTTTCGACCAGGCCGCTTTTCTGGCGGGCAGGCAAACGCCTGTTTTCTTCGGTTCGGCGATCAATAATTTCGGCGTCCAGGAAGTGCTTGACGCGCTGGTCGACCTGGCGCCCAAGCCAGGCCCGCGCACGGCGCTGCAGCGCGAAGTCCAGCCCGAAGAACCGAAGTTCAGCGGGGTGGTGTTCAAGGTCCAGGCCAATATGGACCCTTCGCATCGCGACCGGGTCGCCTTTGTCCGAGTCAGTTCGGGCCGTTTCGACCGCGGCATGCGTCTCAAGGTCTCGCGCACCGGCAAGGAAATGCGCCCCAACAATGTGGTGTCTTTTCTATCGCAGCGCCGCGAGCTTCTCGACGAGGCCTATGCGGGCGACGTCATCGGGATACCCAACCACGGCGTCCTGCAATTGGGCGACGTGCTGACCGAAGGCGAAAACCTGCAGTTCACCGGCCTGCCTTTTTTTGCGCCCGAACTATTCCAGGCGGTTGAAGTCAAAGATCCTTTACGCACCAAGCAACTGCGTATAGGCCTGACCCAGCTTGGGGAAGAAGGTGCAATCCAGGTGTTTCGCCCCGAAGCGGCAGGGGGTTCTTTGCTGCTCGGCGCAATCGGCCAATTGCAATTCGAGGTCGTCGCTCATCGTCTCAAAACCGAATACAGCGTCGACGCCCGCCTCATGCCATCGCGTTACAACATGGCACGTTGGATTACATCTGACGATCCCAAGGCTTTGCGCAAGTTTCTGGATGCCAATGCCGCGCATATCGCCTATGATGTCGTCGACGCCGCAGCCTTTCTGATCAGCTCTCCCGCGCAGTTGCGCGTGGCCGAAGAGCTCTATCCCAAAGTGCAATTTCATGCCATGCGTGAGCACGGCGGCAAGGTATTCAGTGAAAAGGCCTGA
- a CDS encoding LysE family translocator — protein MSFSTWLAFFAASWAISFSPGPGAISALASGLKYGFRRGYWTTIGLICGIMCQVLVVGIGLGALLAASELGFSIVKWLGVAYLIYLGCKQFRTDASPVAVEAKSLETFKIRELIARGWLVNITNPKGTVFLLAVVPQFLNLSASLTPQYLIIGATLCFTDLVAMGFYTALASKVLKLLRNPRHVRWLNRAFGTLFILAGTVLATFSHHK, from the coding sequence ATGTCCTTTTCCACCTGGCTTGCCTTTTTCGCCGCATCCTGGGCCATCTCGTTTTCGCCCGGGCCGGGGGCCATCTCCGCCCTGGCATCGGGGCTGAAATACGGTTTTCGGCGTGGTTACTGGACCACCATAGGCCTGATTTGCGGCATTATGTGCCAGGTCCTGGTGGTCGGGATCGGCCTGGGAGCCCTGCTGGCGGCGTCCGAACTGGGCTTCAGCATCGTCAAGTGGCTGGGTGTGGCCTACCTGATCTATCTGGGCTGCAAGCAATTCCGCACCGACGCTTCGCCCGTGGCGGTCGAAGCCAAAAGTCTCGAGACTTTTAAAATCCGGGAACTCATTGCGCGCGGCTGGCTCGTCAATATCACCAATCCGAAAGGTACGGTATTTCTGCTGGCGGTGGTTCCCCAATTCCTGAATCTGTCGGCCTCCCTGACGCCGCAATACCTGATCATAGGCGCCACGCTGTGCTTCACCGACCTGGTCGCCATGGGGTTCTATACGGCCCTGGCATCCAAGGTGCTGAAGCTGTTGCGCAACCCGCGCCACGTACGCTGGCTCAACCGCGCCTTCGGCACCCTGTTTATTCTGGCCGGCACCGTGCTTGCCACGTTCAGCCATCACAAATAA
- a CDS encoding DEAD/DEAH box helicase gives MNTQIPFASLGLAEPLLRAISDTGYTHPTPIQAQAIPEVLKGGDLLAAAQTGTGKTAGFTLPILHLLMQNPIGLRKPGRPRCLILTPTRELTAQVEESVRTYGKHTPLRSMVMFGGVNINPQISSLRKPLDILVATPGRLLDHAQQKTVDLSGVEILVLDEADRMLDMGFIRDIRRILALLPRTRQNLLFSATFSDEIRELSKGVLNNPTEVSVARRNTASELVSQSVVITEASHKRDLLSHIIRESGWHQVLVFTRTKHGANRLAEKLVKDGLSAAAIHGNKSQAARTRALAGFKDGKVAVLVATDIAARGLDIDQLPNVVNFELPNVPEDYVHRIGRTGRAGTEGSALSLVDRTEMKLLGAIEKLLKKSIDRTTIEGWSPSLVKPEPAGARDERDDRPARRSNTSGRPQRNAGRPGETGRSAPRSRQEGNGRGAPRQAAPSTGAAAARPRTSSRPSSARPAALLGK, from the coding sequence TTGAATACCCAAATCCCCTTTGCCTCCCTAGGTCTGGCAGAACCCCTTCTGCGCGCCATCTCGGACACCGGCTATACACACCCCACGCCCATCCAGGCACAGGCCATACCCGAAGTGCTGAAGGGCGGCGACCTGCTGGCCGCGGCCCAAACCGGCACCGGTAAAACGGCCGGCTTCACCCTGCCCATCTTGCATCTTCTCATGCAAAATCCGATCGGCCTCAGAAAGCCCGGGCGGCCCCGCTGCCTGATCCTCACGCCAACCCGTGAGCTGACCGCGCAGGTCGAAGAGTCGGTACGCACGTATGGCAAACACACGCCGCTGCGCTCCATGGTGATGTTCGGCGGAGTCAATATCAACCCGCAAATCAGCTCGCTGCGCAAGCCGCTCGACATCCTGGTTGCCACTCCCGGCCGCCTGCTGGATCATGCCCAGCAAAAAACCGTGGATTTGTCCGGCGTGGAAATCCTGGTGCTCGACGAAGCCGACCGCATGCTCGACATGGGCTTCATCCGGGACATACGCCGCATCCTTGCCCTGCTGCCCAGGACCCGCCAGAACCTGTTGTTCTCGGCCACGTTCTCGGACGAAATCCGCGAACTCTCCAAAGGCGTGCTGAACAACCCGACCGAAGTTTCGGTTGCCCGCCGCAACACCGCCTCCGAGCTGGTGAGCCAAAGCGTGGTCATCACCGAGGCATCCCACAAACGCGATCTGCTCAGCCACATTATTCGTGAAAGCGGCTGGCACCAGGTGCTGGTGTTCACGCGCACCAAGCATGGCGCCAATCGCCTCGCGGAAAAACTGGTCAAGGACGGCCTGTCGGCCGCCGCCATCCATGGCAACAAGAGCCAGGCCGCGCGCACCCGGGCATTGGCCGGCTTCAAGGACGGCAAGGTCGCCGTGCTGGTCGCCACCGATATTGCCGCACGCGGGCTGGATATCGATCAATTGCCCAATGTGGTCAATTTCGAGTTGCCCAATGTCCCCGAAGACTATGTGCACCGCATCGGCCGCACCGGCCGCGCCGGCACCGAAGGTTCCGCGCTGTCGCTGGTGGACCGCACCGAAATGAAGCTGCTCGGCGCCATTGAAAAGCTGCTCAAGAAGTCCATCGACCGCACCACGATCGAAGGCTGGTCACCCTCGCTGGTCAAGCCCGAACCGGCCGGCGCACGCGACGAGCGCGATGACCGGCCCGCACGGCGCTCGAACACCTCCGGTCGCCCGCAGCGAAATGCCGGCCGGCCAGGTGAAACAGGACGCTCCGCGCCCCGATCACGCCAGGAAGGCAATGGCCGCGGCGCTCCCCGCCAGGCAGCTCCATCGACCGGCGCCGCCGCGGCGCGCCCTCGCACCAGCAGCCGGCCGTCCAGTGCACGCCCCGCCGCACTTCTGGGCAAATAA
- a CDS encoding LemA family protein → MKRFLQFLLMSCLALALSGCGYNDIQRLDEQVKTAWSQTLNQYERRAELVPKLVNSVNAYMVNERAVLTQVTEARSKVGSIQISAKDLDNPEVMKKFTQAQGELSSALSRLIAVSENYPQLKSDGLFRDLMTQLEGTENRIATERGRYVQAVQAYNLVVRQFPTLITAKIFGYHTMENYGVSKQDQITRDPEVKFSLPQPAGAK, encoded by the coding sequence ATGAAACGATTCTTGCAATTTTTACTGATGTCTTGCCTTGCTTTGGCATTGTCGGGTTGCGGTTACAACGATATTCAACGTCTCGACGAGCAGGTCAAGACGGCGTGGTCGCAGACCCTGAATCAATACGAACGGCGGGCCGAACTGGTGCCCAAGCTGGTCAATTCGGTCAATGCCTACATGGTTAACGAGCGCGCCGTGCTGACCCAGGTAACCGAAGCGCGTTCCAAGGTGGGCAGCATACAGATCAGTGCCAAAGACCTGGACAATCCCGAGGTCATGAAAAAATTTACGCAAGCCCAGGGTGAGTTGTCGTCGGCGCTGTCGCGCCTGATAGCCGTGTCGGAAAATTATCCGCAGTTGAAAAGCGATGGATTGTTCCGCGACCTGATGACGCAGCTCGAGGGTACCGAAAATCGCATTGCCACCGAGCGCGGCCGCTATGTACAGGCGGTTCAGGCCTACAATCTGGTGGTGCGGCAATTTCCCACTCTGATTACCGCCAAGATTTTCGGCTACCACACCATGGAAAACTATGGCGTGTCCAAGCAGGATCAAATTACACGCGACCCGGAGGTCAAGTTCAGCCTTCCGCAGCCGGCAGGCGCAAAGTAA
- a CDS encoding DUF2868 domain-containing protein, with amino-acid sequence MPAPHPFSAYWLAESVRLREAHWGPLEDASEVRRARLNGHSFSERILLRATYLAQREKLDALIAQWSRGARLVLWGLIIAALITGASAALGALGDGSRSVNLLLALVAILGLHSLTFLIWLLSFGMTGHGSWLGQLWLWLTRKLARGPDAALAPRALVDVLGRNGALRWILSSISHGLWTGAFISLLLALLAVLSTRRYGFNWETTLLSADTFVHLTALIGWLPGKLGFAMPPADMVRASNGLHRLPESVQALWSSWLIGCVLVYGLLPRLLSLILGLIMARKDLAAITLDENLPGYANLRERLQPSSERIDADAAAADGFQTRIEHRQAASHQAGAPLIVGIELPPDEPWPPSGLAAAIQDAGNIDTREQRMSLLDRLQAHPPKKLLVVCDGRQTPDRGTIAILADLASIAAQTHLLLSHGAPPEQDTRLAIWQKNLGTAGFAPEQIHEHDASALAWLEAPDHD; translated from the coding sequence ATGCCTGCGCCCCATCCGTTTTCCGCTTACTGGCTAGCCGAGTCAGTACGCCTGCGGGAAGCGCATTGGGGCCCGCTCGAGGACGCCTCGGAAGTGCGCCGGGCGCGCCTGAACGGGCACAGTTTCTCCGAGCGCATCCTGCTGCGCGCCACCTATCTTGCGCAGCGCGAAAAACTCGATGCCCTCATCGCCCAGTGGAGCCGGGGCGCCAGACTGGTGCTTTGGGGCCTGATCATCGCGGCCTTGATTACGGGGGCCAGCGCAGCCCTGGGGGCTCTGGGCGACGGCAGCCGGTCGGTCAATTTGCTGCTGGCCTTGGTCGCCATACTGGGCCTGCACAGTCTTACATTCCTGATCTGGCTGCTCAGCTTCGGCATGACTGGGCACGGATCGTGGCTCGGCCAGCTATGGCTATGGCTGACCCGGAAGCTGGCGCGCGGCCCTGACGCCGCATTGGCGCCACGGGCACTGGTCGATGTGCTGGGCCGCAATGGCGCATTGCGATGGATTCTGAGCAGTATCAGCCATGGCCTATGGACCGGTGCGTTCATCAGCCTGTTGCTGGCCCTGCTTGCGGTATTGTCCACGCGCCGCTATGGCTTCAACTGGGAAACCACACTGCTGTCGGCCGACACCTTCGTCCACCTGACCGCACTGATAGGCTGGCTACCTGGAAAACTCGGCTTCGCCATGCCGCCGGCCGATATGGTGCGCGCCAGCAATGGGCTGCACCGCCTGCCCGAATCCGTACAGGCCTTGTGGTCCAGCTGGCTCATCGGCTGCGTCCTCGTGTACGGCCTGTTGCCGCGGCTCCTGAGCCTGATTCTCGGGCTCATCATGGCCAGGAAAGATCTGGCCGCGATCACCCTGGACGAAAACCTGCCGGGCTACGCCAACCTTCGCGAACGACTGCAGCCAAGCAGCGAACGAATCGACGCGGACGCAGCGGCGGCCGACGGATTCCAAACCCGGATCGAGCATCGCCAGGCCGCAAGCCATCAGGCCGGCGCACCGCTCATTGTCGGCATCGAGTTGCCTCCGGACGAACCCTGGCCTCCATCGGGCCTGGCAGCAGCCATTCAGGACGCCGGCAATATCGATACCCGCGAGCAGCGCATGAGCCTGCTGGATCGCCTGCAAGCTCATCCTCCCAAAAAATTGCTGGTCGTGTGCGACGGACGCCAGACCCCCGACCGCGGGACCATCGCCATTCTGGCCGACCTGGCCAGTATCGCCGCCCAGACCCATCTGCTGCTGTCTCACGGCGCGCCCCCGGAACAGGACACCCGGCTGGCCATCTGGCAAAAGAACCTGGGCACGGCCGGCTTTGCTCCCGAACAAATTCATGAACACGACGCAAGCGCCCTTGCATGGCTGGAGGCGCCAGATCATGACTGA
- a CDS encoding GTPase/DUF3482 domain-containing protein: MTERAFLRLAVVGHTNTGKTSLLRTLTRDPGFGEVQDSPGTTRRVEGARLLIDDETAVELFDTPGMEDGIALLDYLDQLAQRAERLDGPDRIRRFLNSPESKRRFEQEARVLNKLLDCDAGLYVIDVRDPVLGKHKDELAILASCGQPLLPVLNFTHSPHQRVDAWREALARLGLHAIVEFDTIAPPLDGEAQLYDKLALLLDSHAGLLKALKHDIAQQRDIRRTDASRLIAELLVDVAAWHLGSAPDDASILQATDTLRQKIRQRENQCVKALLKRYNFRSADFPHHALPLEGERWGMDLFHPQAVKDMGIHVGKGVAAGAAAGATIDIFTAGLSLGAAALAGAAVGGLWQGADRFGKRLLGRLKGYRELSVDDTVLRLLAVRQASLVQALEQRGHAAQEPITLPPDPDDETLSSGRQSDHGFGTALRKGRLPAELNEARSQPLWSTLADDYSPTPRREQIIRSLAKKLA, from the coding sequence ATGACTGAACGCGCTTTCCTGCGCTTGGCTGTGGTCGGCCACACCAATACCGGCAAGACATCCTTGCTGCGCACCCTGACGCGCGACCCCGGTTTCGGCGAGGTTCAGGACAGCCCCGGCACCACCCGCCGCGTCGAAGGAGCGCGCCTGCTCATCGACGACGAAACCGCCGTGGAACTGTTCGATACGCCGGGCATGGAAGACGGGATTGCCCTGCTGGATTACCTCGATCAACTGGCGCAACGCGCCGAACGCCTGGATGGACCGGACCGGATCCGGCGCTTCCTGAATTCACCCGAAAGCAAACGGCGCTTCGAACAAGAAGCGCGCGTGCTGAACAAACTGCTGGATTGCGATGCGGGCCTGTATGTCATCGATGTCCGCGACCCGGTACTGGGCAAGCACAAAGACGAGCTTGCCATCCTGGCCAGTTGCGGCCAGCCCCTGCTGCCGGTGCTGAACTTCACGCACAGCCCCCACCAGCGGGTCGATGCTTGGCGCGAAGCGCTTGCCCGCCTGGGCCTGCATGCCATCGTCGAATTCGATACTATCGCCCCGCCGCTCGATGGCGAAGCGCAGCTTTACGACAAGCTGGCGCTGCTGCTCGATTCACATGCCGGCCTGCTGAAGGCGCTCAAGCACGATATCGCCCAGCAACGCGATATCCGCCGCACCGACGCATCGCGCCTGATCGCCGAACTACTCGTCGACGTGGCCGCCTGGCATCTGGGCAGCGCGCCCGACGACGCATCGATCCTGCAAGCCACCGATACATTGCGCCAGAAGATCCGCCAACGCGAAAACCAGTGCGTCAAGGCCCTGCTCAAGCGGTATAACTTCAGAAGCGCGGATTTTCCGCATCACGCACTGCCCCTGGAAGGCGAACGCTGGGGCATGGATCTGTTTCATCCGCAGGCCGTCAAAGATATGGGCATCCATGTGGGCAAGGGTGTCGCCGCCGGCGCGGCGGCCGGCGCCACCATCGACATTTTTACCGCCGGACTGAGCCTCGGCGCGGCCGCCCTGGCCGGCGCCGCAGTCGGAGGCCTGTGGCAGGGCGCCGACCGTTTTGGCAAGCGCCTGCTGGGACGCCTGAAAGGCTATCGGGAACTCAGCGTCGACGACACGGTATTGCGCCTGCTTGCCGTGCGCCAGGCAAGCCTGGTGCAGGCGCTGGAGCAACGCGGCCACGCCGCGCAAGAACCCATAACGCTGCCGCCCGACCCCGACGATGAAACCTTATCGTCGGGGCGGCAATCAGATCACGGCTTCGGCACCGCCTTGCGCAAAGGCCGCCTGCCCGCGGAACTCAACGAAGCGCGCAGCCAACCTTTATGGTCAACGCTGGCCGACGATTACAGCCCCACCCCCCGGCGCGAACAAATAATCAGGTCGCTGGCCAAAAAACTGGCCTGA